A stretch of DNA from Cellulomonas fengjieae:
GCGGACCGCACCGCCTCGGCGTACGAGCCGAACAGCGCTGTCGCCGCCAGGACGGCCGTCGCGATCGCGATGCCCTTGGTCACGGCCTTCGTCGTGTTGCCCACGGCGTCCAGGTCCGTGAGGATCTGCGCGCCCTCGGGCGTGACGTCGCCGGACATCTCCGCGATGCCCTGCGCGTTGTCGCTCACCGGGCCGAACGTGTCCATGGCGACGATGACGCCGACCGTGGTCAGCAGGCCGCAGCCGGCCAGCGCGATGAGGAACAGCGACAACGCCACCGAGCCGCCGGACAGCAGGAAGACCCCGCAGATCGCCGCCGCGATGATGCCGGCCGTGTAGACGGCGGACTCGAAGCCGACGCCGATCCCCGACAGCACCACGGTGGCCGCGCCGGTGAGCGTGGTCCGCGCGACGTGCAGGGTCGGCTTGCTCGTGGTGCCCGTGAAGTACCCGGTGACCCACAGGATGATCCCGGCCAGGACGACGCCGATGGCCACCGCGACCGACGCGATCAGCCGCGGGTCGCCGCCGTGCGTCTCCAGGCCCGCGGTGCCGCCCGTGAGGTCCGCGAACGACGACGGCAGGTAGATGAACGCGGCCACCGCGGACAGCGCGACGCCCACGAGCGCCGAGATGTAGAACCCTCGGTTGATCGCGGTCAGGCCGCTCTCCGAGCCCCGCACCCGCGTGATGAAGACGCCGAGCACCGCGACGAGCGCACCCATGGCGGTGACGACCAGCGGGAAGACCAGGCCTTCCTCACCGAACGCCGCCTTGCCCAGGATGAGCGCCGCGACGAGCGTGACGGCGTACGACTCGAACAGGTCGGCCGCCATGCCGGCGCAGTCGCCGACGTTGTCGCCGACGTTGTCCGCGATCGTCGCCGCGTTGCGCGGGTCGTCCTCCGGGATGCCCTGCTCGACCTTGCCCACCAGGTCGGCGCCCACGTCGGCCGCCTTGGTGAAGATGCCGCCGCCGACCCGCATGAACATCGCGAGCAGCGCGGCGCCGAAGCCGAAGCCCTCGAGCACCGCGGGCGCCTCGGCCCGGTAGATCAGGACCACCGACGCGGCGCCGAGCAGGCCGAGGCCCACCACGCTCATGCCGACGAACCCACCGGTCCGGAACGCAATGCGCGAACCCTCTGCACGCCCGCCCGGCTCCGACGCCGCAGCGGCCACCCGGACGTTCGCCCGCGTGGCCAGCCACATGCCCAGGTACCCGATCGCCGCCGAGAACCCGGCGCCGATCAGGAAGAAGACCGACCGGCCCACCTTGACGCCGCCGTCCCCGGGCAGCAGGAACAGCAGGGCACAGACGACGACCGCGAAGAGGGCCAGGGTGCGCAACTGCCGGCTCAGGTACGCCGACGCCCCCTCCTGGACCGCGCGCGCGATCTCGCGCATCGACTCGGTTCCCTCACCGGCCGCGAGCACCTGACGGCGCAGGACAACGGCAACGAGCAAGGACGCGACCGCAACGGCCGCGATGACACTGACGATCGTGATGCTCGTGGACCCGAGCTCGACCATGCATCCTCCTCGGACATCGGCGCGGCCCCCCTGACCGCACCTGTCCTGCAGCCCCGTTGCCGCACGACCCGGCGAGTCTAGCCAGCAGATGTGACGTGGATCGCACATCACGCCGACGGTGACGGCGCAGCCGCACGGCGGGACGATCGGATCGTCCCCAACCGTTCGGGGGGCGAGGGCGTCTGAACAGGTGAGGGCACTTCCGCACCGACCGAGAGGGACGCGCATGAGCTGGGAGGCGGATCTCGACACGCTCGTCACGGAGCGCGGCTCGGCTCTGGTCGCGTACGCGTACCTCCTCGCCGGGAACCTGGCATCGGCCGAGGACCTGGTCCAGGACGCCATCGTCCGCACCTACTCGCGCCGTCGACCCGAGGACATCACCTGGGTCGAGGCGTACGTGCGGCGCGTCATCCTGCACACCTACCTCGACGGCTACCGAGCCCGTCGCCGGTTCGCGGCGGTCACGCCCCTGCTGGCCACCGCCGACGTCGCCGACGGCGCGCAGGAGGCCGCCGGTGACCGCACCGACGTCGCGCGAGCGCTGACCTCGCTCTCGCCGCGCGAGCGAGCGTGCGTGGTCCTGCGGTTCTACGACGACCTCACCCTCCCGGAGATCGGGCTGCGGCTCGGCGTCTCCGCGGGGGCCGTGAAGCGGTACCTGTCCGACGCCCGGCGCAAGCTCGAGCCGCTGCTCGGCCCACAGCCCGGGCTCGCCACCGAGGACGTCGCGACGATCACGAAGGGAGGCTCGCGATGAATCGCGACCTCGAGTCGGCACTGGGCGAGCTCGCCTCCCACGCCGAGCAGAGCCACCGCACCGGTCGGGCACCCCTGCCCGTCGACCGCATGACGGCCGGCGCCCGCCGCCATCGCCGCACCCGTGCCGCCCTGATGCTCGGCGGCGCGGCCGCGGGTGTCGTGGTCATCGCCGGCGCGGCGTTCGCGGTGCTGCCGGACCGCTCACCCGCTCCGCCGGCGCAGACCCCGACCCCGACCGTGACGTCACCGGCACCGACTCCGACGCCCACCCCGACACCGACACCGACGCCCACACCGACCCCCACACCGACATCGGCCGCGGTCGTCCTGCCCCCCGGGGACGCCGCCCTGCCGTTCGGCACCTGCGGATCGCTCGCGGACGCGCGCCCGGCGTACCCGGTCGACGACCGGGTGCGCGCACGGCTGATGCCCGACGCGACAGCGCTGGTCGCGGGTGGCACGGTGGCGGCCGGCGGCGTGCTCGACGGCCCGCCCGACGGTGTGGCCCTCGCCCACGCGGTGCCCGACGACGGTCCGCGTGTCGCCGTGGTCAAGGACGGCGTGGTCGTCGGTACGACGGGCTTCCCCGCCACCGGCGACGTGATGGCTGCGCGCAGCGGCAACGACGGCGAGATCACGTCGTTCCGCGGTCTCCTCCAGCTCACCGTCTGCGACCCCGGCGACGGCGGACCGGTGACCTCCGGACGGCCGCTGCCTGCCGGCACCTACGAGCTCCGTCCCTGGGCGAGCGTCGTGGTGTACGACGGCCGTCAGGAGGCACCGGCCGAGCTCTACCAGGCACCGCTCACGTTCGAGCAGGCCGCCGCGCTCGGCGGCACCCGGGCGACCGCCGTCGGGGAGCCCACGACCGTCACCGTGACCGGCGAGGCCGAGAGTCAGCCGCCGCTGCCCGGGTCGGGCGTGCCGCTCGACCGCACGACGTTCGCCGCGACACCGGCCTGTGGAGGGCCGGCACCGGCCGCGCCCGTGCGCTCGGCCATGATCGACCTCCAGGTGGCACCGACGGCGACGACGTTCGCGGCGGGGTCCCCCCTGCGCGCGACGGCGAGCGTCCGCTACACCGGGCCGGGCCGGTTCCGGGCCTACGGCTACTACGCGGTCGAGTACTGGGTGGTGCGTGACGGCGTGGTCGTCGGGACGACCGTCCAGCCCAACGACGCGTTCTCCTCGATCGACCTGGGCGCCGGTGCCCCCCTCCGGTTCGCCGAGGCCGAACGGGTGCTGACGTCGTGCCGGGACGACGGCGGCTTCCCTCTGAGCAGCGACGACCCGCTGCCGGCGGGCCAGTACACCGTGTACCCGGGCTGGATCTTCAGCTCCCCGACGGTCCGGATGCCATCCGAGGTCGTCGCGCTGCAGGACCCGAGCGAGGGTTACTCCCTCACGCTCGGCACGCCGTTCGTCGTGACGCTCACCTGACCACCGACCCCTGCGCTCAGTCGCCGAGCGCGGCCTCGACCGTCTCGTGCACGGTGAACACCTGCAGCAGCGCGGTGATCCGGAACACCTTCAGCAGCCGCTCGGAGTCGATCACCAGCTGCAGCCGGCCACCGGCGAGCCGGACCTTCTTCAGGGTCCCGACGAGCAGCCCGAGACCGGTCGAGTCCATGAACCGCACCTCGCGCAGGTCGATCACGAGGTCCGTGCGGTCGCGGTCGAGCAGCTCCGTCAGCCGGTCCCGCAGGACGTCGGCCGTGGACACGTCGATCTCCCCGGCAACCTCGACGACCGTCTGCGCACCGACGTCCCGGGTGGTCACGCGCACATCCATCAGTCCGCTCCCGTCTCTGCGTGCGCATGCGGCCTGGGTACCACACGGTGCGCCTTCGACACACACTGCGCATTCAAACAGAGTGCAGTCCGTGGGCGAGCACCGGTTCACCCCACCGCGTCAGCCGCGCACGAACCGGACCGGGTCGCCGGGCCGCAGCTGCCCGAGCAGCCCGAGGGCGTGGCCCCGGACCACGGCGGCCACCGGGTAGCCGCCCGTCACCGGGTGGTCGACGCAGAACACGACGGGCTGTCCGTCCGGCGGCACCTGCACCGCGCCGACGACGAGGCCCACCGACGCGAGCTCGCGGCGGTCGAACCACGCCGCGCGGCGCAGCGGCGGCCCGGTCAGCCGGACCGCGACCCGGTTCGTCGCCGGCGTCACGTGGTACTCCTGCCCGCACAGCAGGCCCAGCGGGTCGTCGAACCACTCGGCGTGCGGACCAGGGACGACCGGCAGCACCGGGGGGACCGGTCGCACCGGCGCCACGTCGACGAGAGGCCAGTCCCGCGGGGCGGGCCCGACCGGGAGGACGTCGCCCGCCGTCAGCGGCGCCGGTCCCAGGCCGGCCAGCTGGTCCGTGCTCCGGGAGCCCAGGACCGGCGGCACGTCGATCCCGCCGCGCACGGCCACGTAGGTCCGGAGCCCCGCCGTCGCGGACCCGAGCCGCAGCTCCGCGCCGGCGGGCACCTCCAGCACCGCCGCGTGCCCCACGGGCCGACCGTCCACCCACGCGGACCCGGGCGCCCCCGTGAGCGCGACGGTCAGGTCGCCCGCCGCCCGCACGACGAGCCCGCCGAGCAGGACCTCGAGCCCGGCGGCGCCCTCGTCGTTGGCGACGAGCCGGTTGGCCAGCCGCAGCGCGCCGGGGTCGGCCGCGCCGGAACGCCCGACGCCGACGTGCGCCCAGCCGGGGCGGCCCAGGTCCTCGACGAGCGTGAGCAGGCCCGGGTCGACGACCTCCAGCGCCGCGGTCATGCGGCCGTGAACCGCACGCGGGTGCCGGGCTGCAGGAGTGCGGGCGGCTGCCGCTCGACGTCGAACAGGTCGAGGTCGCAGCGGCCCAGCAGGCGCCACCCGCCGGGCGTAGGTGCGGGATAGACCGCGGTGAACTCGTCGGCGACCGCCACCGCCCCGGCCGTCACGCGCTCCCGGGGGCTGTCCAGGCGCGGCACGTGCAGCACCGGGTCCAGGCCGGTCAGGTAGGCGAAGCCCGGCATGAACCCGCCGAACGCCACGGT
This window harbors:
- a CDS encoding STAS domain-containing protein — encoded protein: MTTRDVGAQTVVEVAGEIDVSTADVLRDRLTELLDRDRTDLVIDLREVRFMDSTGLGLLVGTLKKVRLAGGRLQLVIDSERLLKVFRITALLQVFTVHETVEAALGD
- a CDS encoding 5-oxoprolinase subunit C family protein; protein product: MTAALEVVDPGLLTLVEDLGRPGWAHVGVGRSGAADPGALRLANRLVANDEGAAGLEVLLGGLVVRAAGDLTVALTGAPGSAWVDGRPVGHAAVLEVPAGAELRLGSATAGLRTYVAVRGGIDVPPVLGSRSTDQLAGLGPAPLTAGDVLPVGPAPRDWPLVDVAPVRPVPPVLPVVPGPHAEWFDDPLGLLCGQEYHVTPATNRVAVRLTGPPLRRAAWFDRRELASVGLVVGAVQVPPDGQPVVFCVDHPVTGGYPVAAVVRGHALGLLGQLRPGDPVRFVRG
- a CDS encoding sigma-70 family RNA polymerase sigma factor produces the protein MSWEADLDTLVTERGSALVAYAYLLAGNLASAEDLVQDAIVRTYSRRRPEDITWVEAYVRRVILHTYLDGYRARRRFAAVTPLLATADVADGAQEAAGDRTDVARALTSLSPRERACVVLRFYDDLTLPEIGLRLGVSAGAVKRYLSDARRKLEPLLGPQPGLATEDVATITKGGSR
- a CDS encoding sodium-translocating pyrophosphatase, whose product is MVELGSTSITIVSVIAAVAVASLLVAVVLRRQVLAAGEGTESMREIARAVQEGASAYLSRQLRTLALFAVVVCALLFLLPGDGGVKVGRSVFFLIGAGFSAAIGYLGMWLATRANVRVAAAASEPGGRAEGSRIAFRTGGFVGMSVVGLGLLGAASVVLIYRAEAPAVLEGFGFGAALLAMFMRVGGGIFTKAADVGADLVGKVEQGIPEDDPRNAATIADNVGDNVGDCAGMAADLFESYAVTLVAALILGKAAFGEEGLVFPLVVTAMGALVAVLGVFITRVRGSESGLTAINRGFYISALVGVALSAVAAFIYLPSSFADLTGGTAGLETHGGDPRLIASVAVAIGVVLAGIILWVTGYFTGTTSKPTLHVARTTLTGAATVVLSGIGVGFESAVYTAGIIAAAICGVFLLSGGSVALSLFLIALAGCGLLTTVGVIVAMDTFGPVSDNAQGIAEMSGDVTPEGAQILTDLDAVGNTTKAVTKGIAIATAVLAATALFGSYAEAVRSALRTAGQAGDELTTAMLSYDIISPITLVGVILGGATVFLFSGLAIDAVTRAAGAIVFEVRRQFRDHPGIMTGEERPEYGKVVDICTRDSLRELATPGLLAAFAPIAVGFGLGVGPLAGFLGGAIATGVLMAVFLANSGGAWDNAKKIVEDGNFGGKGSDAHAAAVIGDTVGDPFKDTAGPAINPLIKVMNLVALLIAPAVVAISVGADADHTARLAIALAAAFVAAGAVVMSRLRAARADRNDLTREAERALAG